In the Solibacillus sp. FSL K6-1523 genome, one interval contains:
- a CDS encoding helix-turn-helix transcriptional regulator → MDDRLKNLKKAMNNSVFSKVEFTATHQIYVHQQLNESQLEQQILTLLVDKKSGIELAQLLHTKGVQEIFNNEGIVYTILHEQENKGYIISQWDDVGGKYYQLTKSGLKWLRSQNREKKTLFARKQQLLEVRLNDHF, encoded by the coding sequence ATGGATGACCGATTAAAAAACTTGAAAAAGGCGATGAATAATTCCGTTTTCTCCAAGGTGGAATTTACAGCTACTCATCAAATATATGTTCACCAACAGTTGAATGAATCACAATTAGAACAACAGATTTTGACGTTGCTCGTGGATAAAAAATCTGGAATTGAATTAGCCCAGCTATTACATACAAAAGGTGTGCAGGAAATCTTCAATAATGAGGGTATTGTTTATACAATTTTACATGAACAAGAAAATAAGGGATACATCATTTCGCAGTGGGATGACGTAGGGGGGAAATACTATCAACTGACGAAAAGTGGATTGAAATGGCTACGTTCTCAAAATCGAGAAAAAAAGACCCTCTTTGCGAGAAAGCAACAATTGTTGGAGGTGCGTCTGAATGACCATTTCTGA
- a CDS encoding sigma-70 family RNA polymerase sigma factor — protein sequence MDSYLFQTTTTQTNEEIIDELMQIYGQDVLQLIVQYVHNVTIAEDLTQEIFIKCYKALPTFQQQSSMKTWLWRIAINHAKDYLKSWYYKKVELIEQTYLQAQPTLQNVENIVVQRDEEDALVHAVMQLPIKYREVIYLCFYEEQKMKEIADVLQINENTVKTRLRKGKQLLKKQLEGEFNG from the coding sequence ATGGATAGTTACCTATTTCAAACGACAACAACCCAAACAAATGAAGAAATTATCGATGAATTAATGCAAATATATGGGCAAGATGTTTTACAGCTTATTGTGCAATACGTACATAATGTAACGATTGCAGAAGATTTAACACAGGAGATTTTTATAAAATGCTATAAGGCACTCCCGACATTTCAGCAACAATCCTCGATGAAAACATGGCTTTGGAGAATCGCAATCAATCATGCAAAAGATTATTTGAAAAGCTGGTATTACAAAAAAGTGGAACTAATCGAACAAACCTATTTACAGGCACAGCCGACACTTCAAAACGTAGAAAATATCGTTGTACAGCGAGATGAAGAGGATGCGCTCGTACATGCTGTCATGCAATTACCAATTAAGTACCGGGAAGTTATTTATTTATGTTTTTACGAAGAGCAAAAGATGAAGGAGATTGCCGATGTATTACAAATTAATGAGAATACCGTTAAAACAAGATTGCGTAAAGGTAAACAATTATTGAAGAAACAGTTGGAGGGTGAGTTCAATGGATGA
- a CDS encoding thiol-disulfide oxidoreductase DCC family protein: protein MKSIVLFDGECNVCDASVQFILKHDAQGYFQFASLQSEFGQTLLKQYGISNAMNSLVLIDQEKAYTQSTAALKIAKNLDGLWKWCYGAILIPPVIRNTAYNILANNRYKWFGKKEMCLLPTNEQRKRFL, encoded by the coding sequence TTGAAAAGTATTGTACTTTTTGATGGGGAATGCAATGTTTGTGATGCAAGTGTCCAATTTATTTTAAAACATGATGCACAAGGCTATTTTCAATTTGCTTCGTTACAAAGTGAATTCGGGCAAACATTATTGAAACAATACGGCATTTCAAATGCAATGAATAGCTTAGTACTCATTGATCAAGAAAAAGCATATACCCAATCCACAGCCGCATTAAAAATTGCCAAAAACTTAGATGGCTTGTGGAAATGGTGTTATGGCGCGATTTTAATACCACCAGTGATTCGTAACACTGCGTATAATATTTTAGCCAATAATCGTTATAAATGGTTTGGTAAAAAAGAGATGTGCTTACTGCCGACGAATGAACAAAGAAAACGTTTCTTATAA
- the pheA gene encoding prephenate dehydratase translates to MSEQNWGKRIAYLGPEASFTYLATKGLFPNEWHIPYTSIPECIEAVAEGKVDLAVVPVENALEGSVPLTVDYLYHEANLYVTAEVMSKIQQHLLVNKIYADDWEALEEVYSHPHALAQCHKYLYYNHSLVKQTPYSSTAAAAELVSQTEDRCIAAIANESAAEKYGLHIAQKNIHDFHFNHTRFFVLSKENTRHALVPLQAQPKTTFMLTLPVDNSGALHQVLSVFAWRKLNLSKIESRPLKTGLGNYFFIIDILADEEEPMMKGAMEELQALGCTVKSLGTYFTYVTPE, encoded by the coding sequence ATGTCGGAACAAAATTGGGGAAAACGTATTGCTTATTTAGGTCCAGAAGCATCTTTTACCTATTTAGCAACGAAAGGTTTATTCCCGAATGAATGGCATATTCCATATACATCCATTCCAGAATGTATTGAAGCCGTTGCGGAAGGGAAAGTCGATTTAGCGGTTGTACCAGTGGAAAATGCACTTGAGGGCTCTGTTCCTTTAACGGTCGACTATTTATATCACGAGGCAAACTTATACGTGACGGCAGAGGTCATGTCGAAAATTCAGCAACATTTACTTGTAAATAAAATATATGCAGATGATTGGGAAGCGCTAGAAGAAGTTTATTCGCATCCACATGCACTTGCACAATGCCATAAATATTTATATTATAATCATTCGCTAGTAAAGCAAACACCCTATTCTTCAACAGCGGCAGCAGCAGAACTGGTTTCGCAAACAGAAGACCGTTGTATTGCGGCAATTGCGAATGAATCAGCAGCAGAAAAGTATGGATTACATATTGCACAAAAAAATATACATGATTTTCATTTCAACCATACGCGATTTTTTGTTTTATCTAAGGAAAATACGAGACATGCACTTGTCCCATTGCAAGCACAGCCAAAAACGACATTTATGTTGACGTTACCAGTAGATAATTCTGGGGCGTTGCATCAAGTATTATCTGTTTTTGCATGGCGCAAACTGAATTTAAGTAAAATTGAATCACGTCCGTTAAAGACAGGTCTCGGGAATTATTTCTTCATCATTGATATACTAGCAGATGAAGAGGAACCGATGATGAAAGGTGCAATGGAAGAGCTTCAAGCACTTGGTTGCACGGTGAAATCACTCGGTACGTACTTCACCTACGTCACACCGGAATGA
- a CDS encoding ACT domain-containing protein has translation MKNVANQRYYLVREDVLTDAMQKTLEAKQLLQNGSVASIWDAVKEVDLSRSAFYKYRDAVFPFHSIVQERILTIFIQLQDRKGTLAKLLETVSEAHCNVLTIHQTIPIQGRANVTLSLDVTSMSHDLDDLIRSLKQLEFIESAEVISSGAL, from the coding sequence ATGAAAAACGTTGCAAATCAACGATATTATTTAGTGCGTGAAGACGTATTAACTGACGCGATGCAAAAAACTTTAGAAGCAAAGCAGCTGTTGCAAAATGGCTCTGTTGCCTCTATCTGGGATGCTGTAAAAGAGGTCGATCTATCTCGAAGCGCATTTTATAAGTATCGTGATGCCGTTTTTCCTTTTCACTCGATTGTTCAGGAACGAATTTTAACGATCTTTATTCAATTACAAGATCGTAAAGGCACACTTGCGAAATTACTTGAAACCGTTTCAGAGGCGCACTGTAATGTGTTGACGATTCATCAAACAATACCAATTCAAGGCCGTGCCAATGTAACACTGTCATTGGATGTGACAAGTATGTCCCATGATTTAGATGATCTAATTCGTAGTTTAAAGCAGCTTGAATTTATCGAGTCTGCTGAAGTGATTAGCTCGGGAGCACTATAA
- the obgE gene encoding GTPase ObgE, with amino-acid sequence MFVDHVKVYVRGGDGGDGMVAFRREKYVPNGGPAGGDGGHGGNVIFEVEEGLRTLMDFRYKRHFKAERGEHGMSKGMHGAKAKDTVIKVPPGTVVMNAETKVVIADLVEHGQRAVIAKAGRGGRGNCRFVTPANPAPELAEKGEPGQELDVILELKVLADVGLVGFPSVGKSTLLSVVSSAKPKIGAYHFTTIVPNLGMVETDDGRSFAMADLPGLIEGAHQGIGLGMQFLRHIERTRVIVHVIDMSGMEGRDPYDDYVTINNELEQYNLRLLERPQIIVANKMDMPNAEENLEEFKKKVGDDVKIFPISAVSRQGLKPLLFEAADLIDVTPEFLLHEIEDEESDATVLYKHEGSGGDFEISRDDDGAFVLSGYTIERLFKMTDFSREDGIRRFARQLRAMGVDEELRKRGAENGNTVRLMEFEFDFVD; translated from the coding sequence ATGTTTGTCGATCACGTAAAGGTTTATGTTAGAGGTGGAGACGGCGGAGATGGAATGGTTGCATTCCGTCGTGAAAAATATGTGCCAAATGGTGGACCAGCTGGTGGAGATGGCGGTCACGGTGGTAACGTAATATTTGAGGTAGAAGAAGGCTTACGTACATTAATGGACTTCCGATATAAGCGTCACTTTAAAGCAGAGCGCGGGGAACACGGCATGAGTAAAGGGATGCACGGTGCTAAAGCGAAAGATACAGTTATTAAAGTGCCACCTGGTACAGTCGTGATGAACGCAGAAACAAAAGTAGTTATCGCAGACTTAGTCGAGCATGGTCAACGAGCTGTTATTGCGAAGGCTGGCCGTGGTGGTCGTGGGAACTGTCGTTTCGTAACACCGGCAAACCCTGCACCTGAGTTAGCGGAAAAAGGTGAGCCAGGACAAGAGTTAGATGTTATATTAGAATTAAAAGTATTAGCTGACGTTGGTTTAGTAGGTTTCCCATCAGTTGGAAAATCAACATTATTATCAGTTGTGTCTTCAGCTAAGCCAAAAATTGGTGCGTATCACTTTACTACGATCGTACCGAACTTAGGAATGGTTGAAACAGATGATGGTCGCTCGTTTGCAATGGCTGACTTACCAGGATTAATCGAAGGCGCACACCAAGGTATCGGTCTAGGTATGCAGTTCCTACGTCATATTGAACGTACACGTGTTATCGTCCATGTGATTGATATGTCTGGTATGGAAGGACGCGATCCGTATGATGACTATGTCACGATTAATAATGAATTAGAACAATACAACTTACGCTTATTAGAGCGTCCACAAATTATTGTGGCAAATAAAATGGACATGCCAAATGCCGAAGAAAATTTAGAAGAGTTTAAGAAAAAAGTTGGGGATGATGTGAAAATATTCCCGATTTCAGCAGTTTCTCGTCAAGGTTTAAAACCATTATTATTTGAAGCAGCTGATTTAATTGATGTAACACCAGAATTCTTACTGCATGAAATTGAAGATGAAGAATCGGATGCAACAGTGCTTTATAAGCACGAAGGATCAGGCGGCGACTTTGAAATTTCACGCGATGATGATGGTGCATTTGTCCTTTCTGGATATACAATTGAACGTCTATTTAAAATGACTGACTTTAGTCGTGAAGATGGGATTCGTCGATTTGCTCGTCAATTACGTGCAATGGGCGTTGACGAAGAGTTACGCAAACGAGGGGCAGAAAACGGCAACACAGTTCGTTTAATGGAATTTGAATTTGACTTTGTCGATTAA
- a CDS encoding Spo0B domain-containing protein, whose protein sequence is MTVKSLTVNEALRFANHDFLNHLHLIQMNLDLQRVNEAKEIITQLSEHCKMLSNINQLKLPKTVQWLQTVSWCYPAIQMSLSSQVEAQVNSKYDEAIVQYLENTIIHVHESLDPYEQQQLQLSIESNEKECDITFHLTGKWEHSLFHTEQKILNVKTYEHTDTSWKYVLSIYEE, encoded by the coding sequence GTGACCGTAAAATCTTTAACAGTAAATGAAGCACTGCGTTTTGCAAACCATGATTTTTTAAATCATCTTCATTTAATTCAAATGAATTTAGATTTACAGCGAGTAAATGAAGCGAAAGAAATTATTACGCAATTATCTGAACATTGTAAAATGCTTTCTAACATCAATCAACTCAAGTTACCGAAAACCGTACAATGGCTTCAAACCGTTAGTTGGTGTTATCCTGCCATACAAATGAGCCTGTCTAGTCAAGTCGAGGCACAAGTAAATAGCAAGTATGATGAGGCAATCGTTCAATACTTGGAAAATACAATTATTCATGTACACGAAAGTTTAGACCCGTATGAACAGCAGCAACTACAACTAAGCATCGAATCAAATGAAAAAGAGTGTGATATTACATTTCATTTGACGGGCAAGTGGGAGCACTCGTTATTCCATACAGAACAGAAGATTTTAAATGTGAAAACATATGAACACACGGATACATCGTGGAAATATGTTTTGAGCATATATGAGGAGTGA
- the rpmA gene encoding 50S ribosomal protein L27, with protein sequence MLLLTLDLQFFASKKGVGSTKNGRDSESKRLGAKRADGQFVTGGSILYRQRGTKIYPGTNVGRGGDDTLFATVDGVVKFERMGRDKKKVSVYPTAQEA encoded by the coding sequence ATGTTATTATTAACTTTAGATCTACAATTTTTCGCATCTAAGAAAGGTGTAGGTTCTACTAAAAACGGACGTGACTCAGAATCAAAACGTTTAGGCGCTAAACGTGCTGACGGTCAATTCGTAACTGGTGGTTCAATTCTTTACCGTCAACGCGGTACAAAAATTTACCCAGGTACAAACGTAGGACGTGGTGGTGACGATACTCTATTCGCAACAGTTGATGGCGTTGTAAAATTCGAACGCATGGGCCGCGATAAGAAAAAAGTATCTGTATACCCAACAGCTCAAGAAGCATAA
- a CDS encoding ribosomal-processing cysteine protease Prp — protein sequence MITVTINSDANRKSYGFEISGHALSDVYGRDLVCAGASAVSFGAVNAIAHLTGITPDVEQGTEGGYLKVTLPTDLDTETDDKLQVILNTMVTQFYTMTASYSEYIELKYKMV from the coding sequence ATGATTACAGTTACAATTAATAGCGATGCAAATCGTAAATCGTATGGATTTGAAATATCAGGTCATGCATTGTCAGATGTTTATGGACGTGACTTAGTTTGTGCAGGTGCTTCTGCTGTTTCTTTCGGAGCAGTAAATGCGATTGCACATCTTACAGGCATTACACCAGACGTTGAGCAAGGTACAGAAGGTGGTTACTTAAAGGTAACATTACCAACCGACCTAGATACTGAAACAGACGACAAACTTCAGGTTATTCTGAACACAATGGTTACGCAGTTTTATACAATGACGGCGAGCTATTCAGAATACATCGAATTGAAATACAAAATGGTCTAG
- the rplU gene encoding 50S ribosomal protein L21, translating into MYAIIETGGKQIKVEAGQEIYVEKLGVAADEIVTFDKVLFVGGETVKVGAPTVAGATVTAKVVKEGKQKKITVFKMKAKKNYRRKQGHRQPYTKLVVETINA; encoded by the coding sequence ATGTACGCAATTATCGAAACTGGTGGTAAACAAATTAAAGTTGAAGCAGGTCAAGAAATCTATGTTGAAAAACTAGGTGTGGCTGCTGACGAAATCGTAACTTTCGACAAAGTTTTATTCGTAGGTGGAGAAACAGTTAAAGTTGGTGCTCCAACTGTTGCTGGCGCTACTGTAACAGCGAAAGTTGTTAAAGAAGGTAAGCAAAAGAAAATTACTGTTTTCAAAATGAAAGCGAAAAAGAACTACCGTCGTAAGCAAGGTCACCGTCAACCATACACTAAATTAGTAGTTGAAACTATCAACGCTTAA
- a CDS encoding site-2 protease family protein, protein MKITIHPLFLLLLLLFVLSGNIALYSVILISLLFHELGHFMAAKCVGAQIKRCVILPYGGEMTIKNEHQLSFKQLTIIALGGPIATVFGIVVAYTLPPILQEGFINAQMILLVINLLPIWPLDGGRIICYSILQVLPKSVIFETYLSLSIGLLTVIILVSLMMLPESISLTIVSLFLWSKVIGEWRTRKYRSAFEKLVMNRLT, encoded by the coding sequence ATGAAAATCACTATTCATCCACTTTTTTTATTGTTGCTTCTATTGTTTGTCCTATCGGGAAATATCGCACTTTATAGCGTAATCTTAATTTCGTTATTATTTCATGAACTAGGTCATTTTATGGCGGCTAAATGTGTTGGTGCGCAAATAAAACGCTGTGTTATCCTGCCTTATGGTGGAGAAATGACAATAAAAAATGAGCATCAACTATCTTTTAAACAATTAACAATTATCGCGCTCGGAGGACCGATTGCTACTGTTTTCGGAATTGTAGTCGCCTATACATTGCCACCGATTTTACAAGAAGGATTTATAAATGCTCAAATGATCTTGCTAGTAATCAATTTACTGCCGATTTGGCCGCTAGATGGTGGGAGAATCATTTGCTATAGCATATTACAAGTTTTACCGAAATCGGTCATATTTGAAACTTATTTATCGCTATCAATTGGTTTACTTACAGTCATTATTTTAGTATCATTAATGATGCTACCAGAATCTATTTCACTCACAATCGTAAGTCTCTTTTTATGGAGCAAAGTAATAGGTGAATGGCGAACAAGGAAATATCGATCAGCATTTGAAAAACTTGTAATGAATCGGTTGACTTGA
- the minD gene encoding septum site-determining protein MinD, with product MGEAIVITSGKGGVGKTTTTANLGTALALQGKKVCLVDTDIGLRNLDVILGLENRIIYDLVDVIEGRCKTHQALVKDKRVDEKLYLLPAAQNTDKNAVVPEQMKGLVEELKREFDYVLIDCPAGIEQGYRNAIAGADHAIVVTTPEISAVRDADRIIGLLEQEQITPPKLIINRIRKHLMSSGDAMDITDVTTHLSIDLLGIIVDSEDVISSSNKGEPIVMNPNNKASVGYRNIARRILGDSVPLMTLDDEQPKGMFAKLKAIFK from the coding sequence GTGGGAGAGGCAATCGTTATAACTTCAGGAAAAGGTGGAGTAGGTAAAACAACTACGACTGCAAATTTAGGTACTGCATTAGCATTACAAGGGAAGAAAGTTTGTTTAGTAGATACAGATATCGGATTGCGTAATTTAGATGTGATTTTAGGGCTGGAAAACCGAATTATATATGATTTAGTGGACGTCATTGAAGGGCGTTGTAAAACGCATCAAGCACTTGTAAAAGACAAGCGTGTGGATGAAAAGTTATATTTACTTCCAGCAGCACAAAATACCGATAAAAATGCTGTAGTACCAGAACAAATGAAAGGATTAGTAGAAGAGTTAAAGCGTGAATTTGATTATGTATTAATAGATTGTCCTGCTGGAATTGAGCAAGGCTATCGTAATGCTATAGCAGGCGCTGACCATGCGATTGTTGTGACAACACCTGAAATTTCAGCTGTTCGTGATGCGGATCGTATTATTGGCCTATTAGAACAAGAACAAATTACACCGCCGAAGCTTATCATTAACCGAATCCGTAAACATTTAATGTCTAGTGGTGATGCAATGGATATAACAGATGTAACAACGCATTTATCGATTGATTTATTAGGAATTATTGTCGATAGCGAGGACGTTATTAGCTCTTCGAATAAGGGAGAGCCAATTGTTATGAATCCAAACAATAAAGCATCAGTTGGTTACCGCAATATTGCACGTCGTATTTTAGGTGATTCTGTTCCACTCATGACACTGGATGATGAACAACCAAAAGGGATGTTCGCAAAATTGAAAGCCATATTTAAATAA
- a CDS encoding septum site-determining protein MinC: MKKQLVHIKGTKEGLALRLDDQCSYAELIEELGNKVTDGHLDGKIDVQLHLGKRYCTPEQKQQLITAVEQQQNLRVSKVLSDVMTIEESKDLIEANRSEQYVGIVRSGQIIRTPGDIIILGDVNPNGRIEAGGSIYVMGKLKGIAHAGTGGNVEAIISAAHFEPTHVLIANQVEVMTNERQFILDHTDQLCAYIGSNGEICYDRIQEVRNIRPNLSTYRGGS; encoded by the coding sequence ATGAAAAAACAACTTGTCCATATTAAAGGGACAAAAGAAGGGTTAGCACTTCGACTAGACGATCAATGTTCCTACGCGGAGTTAATTGAAGAACTAGGAAATAAAGTTACAGACGGCCACCTTGATGGTAAAATAGATGTACAATTACATTTGGGGAAACGGTATTGTACACCCGAACAAAAACAGCAATTAATTACAGCGGTAGAGCAACAGCAAAACTTACGTGTATCGAAAGTGTTGAGTGATGTCATGACGATTGAGGAAAGCAAGGACTTAATTGAAGCGAATCGCTCAGAACAATATGTTGGCATTGTGCGCTCAGGTCAAATAATACGAACGCCGGGTGATATTATCATATTAGGTGATGTCAATCCGAATGGACGTATCGAAGCAGGCGGTAGTATTTATGTGATGGGCAAGCTAAAAGGAATTGCACATGCAGGCACGGGGGGCAATGTAGAGGCGATTATTTCAGCAGCTCATTTTGAACCGACACATGTATTAATTGCCAACCAAGTTGAAGTGATGACAAATGAAAGACAGTTTATTTTAGACCATACGGATCAATTATGTGCTTATATTGGTTCGAACGGTGAAATCTGTTACGATAGAATACAAGAAGTACGAAATATCCGACCGAATTTATCGACATATCGAGGAGGAAGCTAA
- the mreD gene encoding rod shape-determining protein MreD has translation MLVRFLIPTVAVLLFLLESQFAMFSPIEIKGATIILVPRFLILYLIFLAIYYNRKKAMIYGLIFGLLFDVFYINIIGLYTFLYPALCFLAAWSVKRIHPHLAVSIFIAIVLMSLLEFAIYEFFYVIQFTSMALQPFLYNRLVPTILANSLFLMMLGWAFKYLISARVLQRAQEHS, from the coding sequence ATGCTCGTTCGATTTCTAATTCCAACTGTCGCCGTTCTGTTATTTTTACTTGAATCCCAATTCGCGATGTTCTCCCCGATTGAAATTAAAGGCGCAACCATCATTTTAGTTCCGCGCTTTTTAATTTTGTATTTAATCTTTTTAGCCATTTATTATAATCGCAAAAAAGCGATGATTTACGGACTTATTTTTGGGCTCCTTTTTGATGTTTTTTATATTAATATTATCGGGCTCTATACATTTTTATATCCCGCGCTTTGTTTTCTTGCTGCATGGAGCGTGAAAAGAATCCACCCGCACCTTGCAGTTTCTATTTTTATTGCTATTGTATTAATGAGTTTGTTAGAGTTTGCGATTTATGAATTTTTCTATGTTATTCAATTTACTTCGATGGCATTACAGCCTTTCTTGTACAACCGACTTGTGCCGACTATTTTAGCGAATTCATTGTTTTTAATGATGCTAGGTTGGGCATTCAAATATTTAATTAGCGCTCGTGTGCTTCAGCGTGCACAGGAGCATTCTTAA
- the mreC gene encoding rod shape-determining protein MreC, with the protein MPHLTNKKLIVLLISVIFLVALIGFSLRDRHNATLPEQIIKDTVGFAQSIVAKPTNYITGIFRNIESLLNTYEENQRLKVRLEDFAVLQAEVGLLKAENNSLRELTSIEESLRDFDPIQATVIARNPDQWEEKIILNKGTADGVEKNMAVMTSRGLIGKIVIATPFTSEVELLYTNNENYRVSAIVLGEKNEEIHGLIEGYDEERNELLLKRIDSNLKLKVGEKVLSSGLGGIFPKGILIGEVTEVTTDDFGLTKMAYVKPAADFSMLENVIIAKRETIAIDGSDGSATNGDLTNGPAPEEDEEEK; encoded by the coding sequence GTGCCACATTTAACAAATAAAAAATTAATCGTTCTATTAATAAGCGTAATTTTCCTTGTGGCATTGATTGGTTTCTCTCTACGTGATCGTCATAACGCAACATTACCCGAGCAAATTATTAAAGATACAGTTGGCTTTGCGCAATCAATCGTTGCAAAGCCAACAAACTACATAACAGGTATTTTTAGAAATATTGAATCGCTGTTAAATACGTATGAAGAAAACCAGCGCTTAAAAGTACGCCTTGAAGATTTTGCCGTTTTACAGGCTGAAGTGGGCTTATTAAAGGCTGAAAATAATTCATTGCGTGAGTTAACATCAATCGAGGAGAGTTTGCGTGATTTCGACCCGATTCAGGCGACGGTCATTGCGAGAAACCCGGATCAATGGGAAGAAAAAATCATTTTAAACAAAGGTACAGCAGATGGTGTTGAAAAGAATATGGCTGTCATGACTTCGCGAGGCCTCATTGGCAAAATTGTCATTGCGACACCGTTTACTTCTGAAGTGGAACTTCTTTATACGAATAATGAAAACTATCGTGTATCTGCCATTGTACTCGGAGAAAAAAATGAAGAAATTCACGGTTTAATAGAAGGTTATGATGAAGAGCGCAACGAATTATTATTAAAGCGAATTGATTCGAATTTAAAATTAAAAGTGGGCGAAAAAGTTCTGTCTTCTGGTTTAGGTGGTATTTTCCCGAAAGGTATTTTAATTGGTGAAGTGACCGAAGTAACGACGGACGACTTTGGTTTGACAAAAATGGCATATGTGAAACCTGCTGCAGATTTCTCTATGCTAGAAAATGTTATCATTGCTAAACGTGAAACGATTGCAATTGATGGCTCAGATGGAAGTGCAACGAATGGTGATTTAACGAATGGCCCTGCCCCTGAGGAAGATGAGGAGGAGAAATAA
- a CDS encoding rod shape-determining protein encodes MFGLGNKDVGIDLGTANTLVFLKGKGIVLREPSVVAKNTKTGDIVAVGNDAKNMIGRTPGSIVAIRPMKDGVIADFEITTAMIQYYLKEAMKASGSNWKKPNVMICVPFGITSVEQRAVIDASRQAGAKDAFTIEEPFAAAIGANLPVWEPTGSMVVDIGGGTTEVAVISLGGIVTSESVRVGGDAMDHAIIAYIRKTYNLTIGERTAESIKVEIGTARSEGAIETMDIRGRDLVTGLPKTIEITSEEISKSLHEAIAAILDGVKKTLEQTPPELSADVMERGIVLTGGGALLRNLEKVISDETNMPVFIAEDPLDCVAIGTGKALDNIDLIRAQQLR; translated from the coding sequence TTGTTTGGATTAGGAAATAAGGATGTCGGGATTGATCTTGGCACAGCGAATACACTTGTGTTTTTGAAAGGAAAAGGGATTGTTTTACGTGAACCTTCAGTGGTAGCGAAAAATACAAAAACTGGGGATATCGTTGCAGTTGGTAATGATGCGAAAAATATGATCGGACGTACACCAGGTTCGATTGTTGCCATTCGTCCAATGAAAGATGGCGTAATTGCAGATTTTGAGATTACAACAGCGATGATTCAGTATTATTTAAAAGAGGCAATGAAAGCTTCAGGTTCAAACTGGAAAAAACCAAATGTGATGATTTGTGTACCATTCGGCATTACTTCAGTAGAACAACGCGCGGTAATTGATGCATCTCGTCAAGCGGGTGCAAAAGATGCATTTACGATTGAAGAGCCATTTGCAGCGGCAATCGGTGCGAACTTACCGGTTTGGGAGCCTACTGGTTCGATGGTCGTTGATATCGGTGGTGGTACGACAGAAGTAGCGGTTATTTCACTTGGTGGTATCGTAACGAGTGAATCTGTACGTGTTGGTGGTGACGCAATGGACCACGCGATTATTGCTTACATTCGCAAAACGTACAACTTAACAATTGGTGAGCGTACAGCGGAATCAATTAAAGTAGAAATTGGTACAGCTCGTTCAGAAGGAGCGATTGAAACGATGGACATTCGTGGTCGTGACTTAGTAACTGGTTTACCAAAAACAATCGAAATTACTTCAGAAGAAATTTCAAAATCATTACACGAAGCCATTGCAGCAATTTTAGACGGTGTGAAAAAGACATTAGAACAAACACCTCCAGAATTATCTGCGGACGTAATGGAGCGCGGTATCGTTTTAACAGGCGGTGGTGCATTGTTACGTAATTTAGAAAAAGTTATTAGTGATGAAACGAACATGCCTGTATTTATCGCAGAAGACCCGTTAGATTGTGTAGCTATTGGTACAGGTAAGGCGTTAGATAATATTGATTTGATTCGTGCGCAACAATTACGATAA